The Candidatus Nitrosoglobus terrae genome segment CCTCAACGCTAATTACCTTAGACCGACCTCCACTTGCATTTACCTGAATTTCACTATGGCTTCGGCGCTTTAGGGTAATCTTTTTAGGCATAGCAATATCTGCATTAGCCCCAGGACTATGCCTTAGATATTGCAGCAATTGGAGCTTCTGTTCCTCTGTAATTGTCTCATCTTCACCATTGACACCAATACCCGCTTCTCGCAACTGCTCAAGCAAACGACCAACAGGAGTGCCAACCACATCAGCCAATTGTCGTACAGTTACATAACTCATTGCCGCCCCTCCATCCCTTCATCCTGCTGCTCATCTGCAAACCAGGATTCCCGTGCTGCCATAATTAAGCAGGCAGCCTGATCCCTGTTCATTCCCTCAATCTCCATTAAATCATCTACTGACTGCTCTGCTAAATCATCTTTGGTAATAATACCTACACGAGCTAGCTTATAAGCTAGCTCGTGATCAATTCCTTCTATCTCTAATAAATCCCTATTTGGATCTGTAGTATTAACAGCTCCTTCACTAGCAATTGCTCGCGTAAGTAGGACATCACGAGCCCGTTTCCGTAGCTCCTCAACAATTTGGGTATCAAACTCTTCAATAGCAAGGATTTCTTGCTCTGGCACATAAGCAATTTCTTCAATACTCGAGAAACCTTCATGTACTAAGATAGCAGCTACTTCTTCATCTACATCAAGCTGTTTCATAAACACTTCTTGACGCGCTTTAGCCTCAGCCTCACCTTTCTCCCCAGCTTCCTGCTCAGTCATCACGTTAAGATCCCAACCAGTTAATTGACTAGCTAGGCGTATGTTTTGCCCTCCACGACCAATGGCCTGAGATAGACCTCCTTCAACCACAGCAATATCCATACTGTGACTCTCTTCATCAACGACTATAGAAGCCACTTCTGCTGGAGCCATTGCATTAATTACAAAACGAGCAGGATTTTCATCCCAAAGCACAATATCTACCCGTTCCCCTGCAAGCTCATTGGATACTACCTGAACTCTAGAACCACGCATACCCACACAAGCCCCTATAGGATCAACGCGAGCCTCATTAGTTTTTACCGCAATCTTAGCTCTTAGCCCTGGATCTCGTGCAGCTCCTTTAATTTCAATACGATTCTCATTAATTTCAGGAACTTCTAATTTAAACAATTCGATCAAAAGCTCTGGAGCGGTACGACTAATTATTAACTGAGGGCCACGCCCCTCATTCTGCACTTCCTTAAGATAGCCACGTAATCGATCTCCTGGCCGAACCGCCTCACGAGGTATCATCTCTTCCCGTGAAATAATACCTTCAGTATTTCCTCCAAAGTCTAAAATAGCGTTACCACGGTCAATGCGTTTAACAACGCCTATGACCATTTCTCCAATCCGTTTTTTATAGGTTTCAACAATTTTAACCCGCTCTGCCTCTCGAACTTTCTGCACAATAACCTGCTTAGCAGCCTGAGCAGCAATACGCCCAAATGATATGGATCCTACGGGTTCCTCTATAAAAGCGCCGACCTTAATATTAGGATCCTTTTTATAAGCCTCGCTGAAATATATTTGCCGCTGAGGTGCTTCTAGTTTCGCCTCATCTTCGATGACTTCCCAAGTCCGAAAAGATTGATAATCACCCGTAGCTCGCTCAATTGCTACGCGTACTGCAATATCTTCTGGGTAGCGCTTGCGGGTTGCTATCGCTAAGGCGGCCTCTATTGCCTGAAAGATAACTTCCTTACTTACACCTTTCTCATTAGAAACAGCATCTACTACCATCAATATCTCTTTATTCATTGCTGCCCCCAAGACAGATCTACTCCAAACATCTTCCTCCAAATTCAAAATTCTGGTACTAGTCGAGCTTTTTTAATATTCTCTAATGACAATTCAATCTCTTCATTTTCCATCAAAATCACTACATAATCACCATGAATTTCTTTAAGTAAACCTTTAAATTTACAACGCCCGTTTAATGGTGTCTTTAACACAATAGAAACATCTTTCCCCGTAAAACGTCTAAAGTGCTCTCTATTAAACAGCGGTCGATCTAATCCAGGGGAAGAAACTTCTAAAATATATGCTGATGCTATTAGCTCTTCCACATTTAATAAAGCGCTAACCTGATGACTCGTTCGCTCACAATCTTCTAATGTAATCCCAGAAGGGGCATCAATATATATCCGTAAAAGTACCTTTTTACCTCGTATTAATAGATTCTCGACTCCTAATAATTCATAGCCTAAAGCAGTAACCACGGGTTCCACTAGTTTTCTAGTTTTTTCATCGCCCCACATATAGCTAAAAACAAAAAAGGGCCAGTGGCCCCAATCTTTTTATTCTCTGATTAATATAATAGAGATAGAAACACTATAGAAAAATTTATGTATTATAGATACATACATTAAATCTATATCTTGGGTTTTACTATCTTAAATTTGGTAGCGGGGGCAGGATTTGAACCTACGACCTTCGGGTTATGAGCCCGACGAGCTGCCAGACTGCTCCACCCCGCATTCGTAATTCCAACATATTTTTACATGATACTTAATATATAGAAAATTTTCAAGTAGCTACACTAAAAATGCTTTCTTAATGCAAGTATTTTTATATAAAATAATAGCACTACATACCAGAGTCTAAAATGAACCAAATTAAAAATGGAATCTCCTACCCAGCAACTCATTGAAAAAACATCCAATCTCCTTGATCGGCTGGAAGGTTTACTCGTTCCCCAAGCACCGATACCAGATTGGGAGCATTCAATTGCCTTTCGTTGGCGCCGAATACATTTACAAAATTCCGGTTATTTAGAGGCAGTATCTTATATTCACAATATCCAATTAAGCGATCTCCGTGGTATTGAATTCCAAAAACAACAGTTAGTTCAAAACACCCGCCAATTTCTCTCCGGTTTACCGGCAAATAATGCTCTTCTTTGGGGAACTAGAGGTACTGGTAAATCTTCACTTATCAAAGCCTTACTTAACGCTTTTGCTAAACAAGGCCTACGGCTTATCGAAGTAAATCGACATGAGTTGGTAAATTTACCCGATATTATAACACCTCTCACTCAGCGCCCAGAGCGTTTTATTTTATTTTGCGATGACCTCTCCTTTGAAGCCGATGACCCTAGCTATAAGGCCCTTAAAGTAGTCCTTGATGGATCGGTTAGTGCTACTCCCGAAAATATTCTCGTTTACGCTACTTCCAATCGTCGCCATCTACTACCTGAATATATGGAAGAAAACCAGCGGTCTCGGCTAGAAAAAGGAGAAATCCATCATGCTGAAGCAATAGAGGAGAAAGTAGCGCTTTCTGATCGGTTTGGACTCTGGCTGTCTTTTTACCCTTTTGATCAACAACATTATATTGAGATTGTTAACGCTTGGCTTCAGCACTATGGTATTACTGCGGAGTTAAGGAATCAGGCTACCGAAGCTGCTCTACAATGGGCTTTACTTAGAGGATCTCGCAGTGGCCGTACCGCATGGCAGTTTGCTCGTGATTTTTCTGGTCGCTATAAACTTAACAATACTTTATAAGTTTTAACAGCTTACTCCTCCCATGATAAATCCTAGATTTACTAAACTACAATCTTACCCCTTTGAGCGCCTAGCTCAACTGATCCAAGGAATTACTCCATCAGCATCAAAATCCCCTATCACCCTCTCCATTAGTGAACTAAAGCATGCCACACTTAGTTTTATTATCGAAACCGCTATTAGCCACTTACAAGAAGGTCTATCCATTTACCCTACAACACGAGATACTATAGCTCTCTGAAAAACTATTGCTAATTGGCTAATCCAGCGCTTTTATTTACAGGTAGAGACAATTGACTCCGAGCGCCATATTTTACCCATTATATGGAACACGTGAAAGGCTCTTTGCAATTGCTCATGAAAATAATTTTATACCCAATTACCACACTGTACCTACACAAGTATGGCAACGTTGCCAACTTCTCTATCTCTGCTCACCTAATAACCCTACTGGTGTAGTTCTAGATTTAAAAACACTTATGGAACTTATTGAGCTAGCGCAACGTTTTGATTTTGTTATTGCTGCAGATGAATGTTATTCTGAGATTTATTTTAACGAAGATAATCCACCACTCAGCCTACTGCAGGCCGCCATCCAAGCTGGTTTAAATGATTTTCGCCACTGCTTAGTATTTCATAGCCTATCTAAACGATCTAATGTACCTAGATTACGCTCAGGTTTTGTAGCAGGGGATAGTCATATTATCCAGCAGTTCCTGTGCTATCGCACCTATCATGACTGTGCCATGTCACCACTAGTACAAACCACTAGTATTGCAGCTTGGGGTGATGAACAACATGTCATAGAAAATTGCCAAATTTACCAAGAAAATTTGCTGCCGTGTTAGATATCCTAGCACCTGTAATACCTATCTCTTTGCCTGAAGCAGGCTTTTATCTCTGGCTAGAAACACCCATCTCTAGCACTGATTTTACTCGTAAGCTATATCAGCATGAAAATATATTAGTATTACCGGGCTGCTTTTTTGCCTGGGAGATTAATGGCATTAATTTAGGAGATCGGCGGGTACGTTTAGCGCTCGTAGCTCCAATGGATGAATGTATTGAAGCAGCACGGCGAATTAAAAATTTCATGCTTACTTTTTGCAAATAAAAATTATTAAGGAATTACTTATGAATAGTACCCAAGCAATTATTGAAGAGGCTTTTGAACGTCGAGCTGAGATCAATCCGCGTAAAGCAGAAGCTTTAGTCAAGGACGCTATAGAGGAGGTAATCCAACAGCTAGATACCGGTCAAATTCGAGTTGCAGAGAAAAAAAATGGTCAATGGGAAGTCAACGAGTGGCTGAAAAAAGCAGTTCTTCTCTCGTTTCGTCTCTCGGATAATACTTTTATCAAAGGTGGCTTTACAAATTACTTTGACAAAGTTCCTTCAAAATATGCAGATTATAGTTCCCGAGATTTCCGCAAAGATAGTGTTCGTGTTGTACCGCCTGCCGCTGTACGTAAAGGTGCTTTTATTGCCCCTAGCGTCGTTCTGATGCCCTCTTACGTGAATATTGGCGCTTATAT includes the following:
- the rimP gene encoding ribosome maturation factor RimP, producing MWGDEKTRKLVEPVVTALGYELLGVENLLIRGKKVLLRIYIDAPSGITLEDCERTSHQVSALLNVEELIASAYILEVSSPGLDRPLFNREHFRRFTGKDVSIVLKTPLNGRCKFKGLLKEIHGDYVVILMENEEIELSLENIKKARLVPEF
- a CDS encoding ATP-binding protein → MESPTQQLIEKTSNLLDRLEGLLVPQAPIPDWEHSIAFRWRRIHLQNSGYLEAVSYIHNIQLSDLRGIEFQKQQLVQNTRQFLSGLPANNALLWGTRGTGKSSLIKALLNAFAKQGLRLIEVNRHELVNLPDIITPLTQRPERFILFCDDLSFEADDPSYKALKVVLDGSVSATPENILVYATSNRRHLLPEYMEENQRSRLEKGEIHHAEAIEEKVALSDRFGLWLSFYPFDQQHYIEIVNAWLQHYGITAELRNQATEAALQWALLRGSRSGRTAWQFARDFSGRYKLNNTL
- the nusA gene encoding transcription termination factor NusA — protein: MNKEILMVVDAVSNEKGVSKEVIFQAIEAALAIATRKRYPEDIAVRVAIERATGDYQSFRTWEVIEDEAKLEAPQRQIYFSEAYKKDPNIKVGAFIEEPVGSISFGRIAAQAAKQVIVQKVREAERVKIVETYKKRIGEMVIGVVKRIDRGNAILDFGGNTEGIISREEMIPREAVRPGDRLRGYLKEVQNEGRGPQLIISRTAPELLIELFKLEVPEINENRIEIKGAARDPGLRAKIAVKTNEARVDPIGACVGMRGSRVQVVSNELAGERVDIVLWDENPARFVINAMAPAEVASIVVDEESHSMDIAVVEGGLSQAIGRGGQNIRLASQLTGWDLNVMTEQEAGEKGEAEAKARQEVFMKQLDVDEEVAAILVHEGFSSIEEIAYVPEQEILAIEEFDTQIVEELRKRARDVLLTRAIASEGAVNTTDPNRDLLEIEGIDHELAYKLARVGIITKDDLAEQSVDDLMEIEGMNRDQAACLIMAARESWFADEQQDEGMEGRQ